ATCAGAGATTATAGACCTGTACACCTCAGGATTCTTCTTCTGTCAGCAGTCACATCAGCAATAAACACCAGTGAGGCTTTTCCACTGGCAGCCCACACCATAACCCGCCTCCACCATGTAGGAGACACCAGATGTGCGTGATTTAGATCATGACTGTTTCCCGTTCTTCTCCATAATGACAGCCTTTAGTTAAAGCTGAAAGTCTAAACTTTGATCCcatcttgattgttttgtttcgaATCCATGGTGGTGTTGTGTAAATGCAACATCGTAAAACAATATGCAACGCTTGTAAAGCGCTAATCAGGAAGTTTGCCACAGCATTGATGTAATACCGTACTTTCAGATGTACTTGTACTAAACCACACTGGGTTTAACTAAAGCTGACATCATTGAATGATCATGAGCATCTTTTTATGCGTTACTTTTACTTTATGCTTGTTTAAAAACTGTTTCACGCTGCATAACATAACACGGCCAGGATCATCGGAGTGTTGCATCAGCGAGTTGCTACTCCGTGTGCTGAACCTGATTCTTTCAACGTCAGGTGGTCTACAACGTGGGTCTCTGCATCTGTTTATATGACGTCACTAAACTGGAGGATTCCTACATATTCCCAGGAGACGGCGCCTCACACACTAAAGGTACAACATATATCGGCTCTGACGGAGTTAAAAATGAGATGCACTGATTAATGGACGTGTGATCAACAGACTGTAAGCTCATGTGTGTTTGTCatcagttaaatgataaaacaaTAGTTTTTTTGGCAATTAAAAGCATCATATGCACACttctgaaaatatatatatatatatatatatatctcagtgTGTTGAACTAAAAGATCCTTTTTTATTGTCACTCAGTGCATCATGATGTTGTGtcacaggggaaaaaaaatcatacgTTCAGTTTGGATTTTATTCACTGAAAACCTGAAAATAGCAATTTGCGCTTCCTTTTGGGCCCAAACTCTGATGAACCAACTTAATCTATAATTATGTCCAATGTTAGGAAGTGAAAAAAGGCTAAGAAGCTATATTTCACAGGTTGAATAGAGTACGGTTGAATTGTTGTTGATAATTCGGTGGTAAAGACCCGTTTGTGATCAAACATCAGATGCATTGAAGTGAAAACTTTTCCCCTCACTGTTAATAATCAACCCTTGAGGTGAACGTTGTCAGGCTGCACTGGTCCTGAACCCCTCCAGACCTTCCCCACCGGGGGACACGACCCCACTTTACCTTGGGTCTCTGTGCCAGTTCATTTCAGGTACGTGGTTTTCCACCCCTTCCCCGATGAGGTCCTCGTCGGCAAGATCAAGTACTGCAGCCAGGAGGGAGTTCACGGTAACGCTTATCTTCCTGTTTCAGCTCTCTGAACAAATGTGTTTGTAAGTTCTTATATTAGGATCCAGCACTGAAACAGTGAAACAAAGTTTTCGCAGTTACTGTGTTTTTGCACCTTTTGTGAAACAGTCCGTGTCATCACACTTCCTGAGTTCATCAGTGTCTTGTTAATAGTGACAGAATGGTAATAAATCTTCATGTTGTAGATGCTACAATCAGCAACTGTTGGAAATGTCTGCTTTAAAATGACTTGAAGCAGCACAAAGAGGTTTTTCATATTAAAAAATATCAGTCTCAGTTTTATTTGAAGGAGTATCTGCTAACTTTTAGGAAGTTTTCATTTAGCTTTTGGAGCATTCGATTTTCCCTGTTTGCAAAATCACCCACAGTAATGCTGTATCCGGTTCAGATCGTCTTTTGTGACTACTGTGTATCGCTTTACGATGCTATGTCACACATGAGAAATGATGCAGATGACTCACAAACCGCAGAACCGACTAAACGGGTGAGCAAGAGACACCAGAAAGTAAGGACAGAAGAGACCGGAAGACCAAACGAGAGAAAAACTTAGCGGCAGAACAGCTTTGCAATTTTTTTCCGCAGCCagatgaggtggctcgggcatctGGTGATGGGTTGGATAGAAGTAAGGCTAAAGGTATAACATAGAACTGatcatgggtgcagatcccgggggggacgggggggacatgtcccccccaatttctgaaaaacatgaattgtccccgccaataaaaataccctaaattattcaaaattgaacaaatctattttcagacttaaaggttgaatatgtagaatatttattaaaaatatatttctaaaaaaataatacatccacggtgcgttttgaggtgtacagaatgaaagtattgctactccataaatattttttttttagtctgaattaatattttttaaaatttttgactacatgcccaaaacccttaaaattatgatttacgaatataacagttaagtaagcagtgacacacactggtggttgtttaggacaaataaacaagaaaggtaagcacaataaatgattccctgtgcagtattttttggcgagcctttaataatgataataataatgacttggatttatatagcgcccctcaaggcacccagagcgctttacagagatcattattcattcatacacatcctcactggtggtggtagctacgttgtgtagccacagctgccctgcagactgagggaagcgtggctgccatatcgcgccaaacggcccctccgaccaccaccaacattcatacacattcaaacacattcacacggggcaaccAATttatggtatgagttgcatattggctaaaaattaaaatcacgttggtcccccccccaatcctgacctCGGATCTGCACCCTGGAACTGATATCCTATACTTTAAATATCAGTCAAACGCTGAAGGAAGAGTCTGGGCTTCTCTGCTTAGCCTCCTGTCCCAatgaaacacctgcagacaagCGGTTGAGGATGGATAGATGTTACACCTCTGTACCACCTTGCGAGGTAGGAACAGATCCATAACAGGGGTGAGAGAGTGCTCTATATAGTGGCAAAGGAGAGAGGCTCACAATAGGGCTGCAAACTTTGAGCAGAAGGTCAAATGGGTCAAATGGGTCATGGTGACAGCGGGTAGACAGCCCAGTAGGACGTCTGACAGTGTTCCGGCTCGCCATCAGAAGGCCAAGAGACAAGCTAAAAATGCTGCAGGAAAAAGGCACCACTGGTCTCTGCCTCTCCGCAGTGCTTGAGGCTTTACAACGATATGAACGCACAGTCTGGGAAGGGAACATGTGAATGCACAGCTGCAGCGGGTGCATGGATGGGGAGAAAGCAAAGGGGACGTTTGGTGTGTCTTTATACCCGACCGCTGTGGGAAAGTGGTGCCAGACAGAACTGAAAAATAGACCTAACCTCCTCGCCTTTGGGAGACACGCTGAGATAAAAACTGCAAAagctcctttgtgctgctttaagagtgATTTGTCCAAACACAACATTGTAAGAAAGAGATTTAAGTCACTTTGATGTTCGTCACTTGTCTGATTCTAGTtgtttcataatctgaaaatccaATCATGGCAGACAAATCATTTATTCTGAGTAGTCACCTCATTTATATTACggttttttaaattcttctaAACTTAGAAAAAGTGACTCCAGGAGACTTTGTTGATGGCGTTTCTGTTCTGGTCCGCAGTGACGATGGGATTCTTCGATGACATTCTCATCCCACCGGAGTCGCTTCAGCAGCCTGCAAAATTGTATCCTGACCTCAAACATGAAGGGGCGTGGTTTGACCTCTGGCAGTTTTGCTGCATTTGATTGATGCTTTGCTGGAACGGCGTTGAGCGGGAGGTGAGCGTGAGTTCAGTTTAACGGGACCGTTCCTTAGCTGCGGCCTCAGTGACGAAGCAGAGCAGGTTTGGCTCTGGGAGTACGAGACGGACGAGGGAGCGCACGACCTCTACATGGACCAAGGAGAAGAGATCCGCTTCCGCGTGACGGACGAGGTCTTTGTGGACACGTCGCCGACGGGCCCGGCCACAGCGGAGCCGGACCCCAAGGCACAGCCGGGACAGGCGGCGCCGCCGCCTCCGCCGGCAGAAGAGAGCGGGGAGAAGAAGGAGGCGCCGTACACTCTGATCGTAAGAATCACGCCAAcgtgttttatatatattttctatatttttctacattttatattgctcttttttttttttttattatttagctatttattggttatttctattttaatttttttgtattaactgttgagcgtgtgtgtgtttggctgctgcacgattgaatttctcctctgggagataaataaagtattctattctattctattctatcccTGGCTTCTTAGCACCTGCctgaaatatttagataaaacttCTGTAATTAAAAGCAGTTTTctttcagataaaaaa
This window of the Cololabis saira isolate AMF1-May2022 chromosome 21, fColSai1.1, whole genome shotgun sequence genome carries:
- the polr3h gene encoding DNA-directed RNA polymerase III subunit RPC8, which gives rise to MFVLVEMVDTVRIPPWSFQAQLNEAVAEELNKKLANKVVYNVGLCICLYDVTKLEDSYIFPGDGASHTKVHFRYVVFHPFPDEVLVGKIKYCSQEGVHVTMGFFDDILIPPESLQQPAKFDEAEQVWLWEYETDEGAHDLYMDQGEEIRFRVTDEVFVDTSPTGPATAEPDPKAQPGQAAPPPPPAEESGEKKEAPYTLIGTICEPGLGLLSWWNN